In one window of Arachis ipaensis cultivar K30076 chromosome B06, Araip1.1, whole genome shotgun sequence DNA:
- the LOC107646406 gene encoding uncharacterized protein LOC107646406 gives MTPMISSLRLIANVGTPFENPTLYRSIVGGLQYATITRPDISFSVNKLSQFMSNPCQEHWVAVKRVLRYLADSDWASDLDDRKSTTGFCVYYGSNLVS, from the exons ATGACTCCAATGATAAGCTCTCTTAGATTGATTGCCAATGTTGGAACTCCTTTTGAAAATCCAACTTTATATCGCTCCATAGTGGGCGGGTTGCAGTATGCAACAATTACACGACCTGATATCAGTTTTTCAGTGAACAAACTGAGTCAATTTATGTCCAACCCCTGCCAAGAACATTGGGTTGCAGTTAAACGAGTCCTGAGATACTTGGCAG ACTCAGATTGGGCAAGTGATCTTGATGATAGAAAATCTACAACTGGATTTTGTGTGTACTATGGTTCAAATCTGGTGTCTTGA
- the LOC107647982 gene encoding germin-like protein subfamily 1 member 7, producing MKATYLLVAFLALASFASAYDPSSLQDFCVAVPNGIKNAVFVNGKFCKDPKLVVPEDFFKHVDPGNVLNKFGSKATPVTVNELVGLNTLGISLARIDFGPKGLIPPHTHPRATEILTVIQGTLLVGFVTSNQNNTNRLFTKVLNKGDVFVFPIGLMHFQFNIGNSNALAFAALNSQNPGIITISNAVFGSTPPISSEILAKAFQVDNKVINYLQKQFSYDNN from the exons atgaaagctaCATACTTGCTGGTTGCATTCTTGGCTCTGGCCTCTTTTGCCTCTGCCTATGATCCCAGCTCTCTCCAAGACTTTTGTGTTGCTGTCCCCAATGGCATCAAAAACGCTG TATTTGTGAATGGAAAATTTTGCAAAGACCCTAAACTTGTGGTACCTGAGGATTTTTTCAAGCACGTAGATCCTGGAAATGTTCTTAACAAATTTGGGTCAAAAGCAACTCCAGTCACAGTTAACGAACTAGTAGGACTCAATACATTGGGTATATCACTTGCTCGCATAGATTTTGGACCTAAGGGTTTAATTCCTCCTCACACTCACCCTCGAGCCACTGAGATATTGACAGTTATTCAAGGAACTCTCTTAGTTGGATTTGTGACTTCCAATCAGAACAACACCAACCGACTTTTTACCAAAGTGCTCAACAAAGGTGATGTGTTTGTGTTCCCAATTGGCCTTATGCACTTCCAATTTAACATCGGTAATAGCAACGCTTTAGCTTTTGCTGCTCTTAACAGTCAAAATCCAGGTATTATCACAATTTCAAATGCTGTGTTTGGATCTACTCCACCTATTTCTTCTGAAATTTTGGCTAAAGCTTTCCAAGTGGACAACAAGGTAATCAACTATCTCCAAAAGCAGTTTTCGTATGATAACAACTAG
- the LOC107646405 gene encoding protein FAR1-RELATED SEQUENCE 5-like translates to MDIPSNEDIVGVLNDATNTQNMSLDCDFIKVDFGDQLGTTIPSDKLKSNRLAKHDFMNPQERLGSNTRCAVDEQFVPKVGMIFKRLEEAGKFYKYYSKLASFSTKIRNTTRDGDKIKNQLIVCSREGRWKSKISPTLKTNPSAGINCPARIYVHILKDVGLWTISKVVLNHSHPCCPDRAEMLKQHRELSMFVCRTIETNEEAKIRPSKTYQSFIAVAGSHWELSFIEKDVRNYITREVRNVSEQDDAKEFRKYLLRMKENNQNLFFELNLEGDHSIKHAFWADTRSRAACEYFGDVVSFNTTYNTNRYSVHPNSVFTFTKSKHFGSSHYMKIPNKLNGYKRHEEIEQEMSHVIWNSFIKDAFDKTGTIFSQSTASDATSGSQLNLLDDGPTIQPSSSFHNALDMYYPGEDYTSFSFY, encoded by the exons ATGGATATTCCTTCTAACGAAGATATAGTGGGGGTCTTAAATGATGCTACCAACACACAGAATATGTCACTGGACTGTGATTTTATCAAAGTTGATTTTGGTGATCAACTTGGAACTACAATTCCTAGTGATAAACTGAAATCCAATCGATTGG CGAAACACGATTTCATGAATCCTCAAGAACGTCTCGGATCGAAT ACCAGGTGTGCTGTGGATGAACAATTTGTCCCAAAGGTGGGGATGATTTTCAAGAGACTAGAAGAAGCCGGAAAGTTCTACAAATATTATTCCAAACTTGCCagtttttctaccaaaataaggaacacgactcGGGACGGAGACAAGATCAAGAATCAACTAATCGTATGCAGCAGAGAGGGGAGGTGGAAATCCAAGATATCTCCTACTTTGAAGACAAACCCCTCAGCCGGCATAAACTGTCCAGCCAGGATCTACGTACACATATTGAAGGATGTCGGTCTCTGGACAATTTCCAAAGTTGTTCTGAATCACTCACACCCCTGCTGTCCAGACCgtgcagagatgctcaaacaacatAGGGAGCTAAGCATGTTTGTGTGTCGAACCATCGAAACCAACGAGGAAGCCAaaatcagaccaagcaaaacttaccaatcgtTCATAGCAGTAGCTGGTAGTCACTGGGAACtcagttttatagaaaaagaTGTGAGAAATTACATCACAAGGGAAGTACGGAATGTTTCTGAACAAGACGATGCCAAAGAATTCAGGAAGTACCtactaagaatgaaagagaataaccAAAATTTATTTTTCGAGCTCAACCTCGAAGGCGATCACTCCATCAAACATGCATTCTGGGCCGACACAAGAAGCAGGGCTGCTTGCGAGTATTTCGGAGATGTGGTTTCATTCAACACCACCTACAACACAAACAGGTACTCGGTTCACCCAAATTCAGTCTTTACGTTCACCAAATCCAAACATTTCGGTTCATCACATT ATATGAAGATCCCAAACAAACTAAATGGCTACAAGCGACACGAAGAAATCGAACAAGAGATGAGCCACGTTATTTGGAACTCATTCATAAAAGACGCATTCGACAAAACTGGAACGATTTTCTCACAAAGTACAGCCTCGGATGCAACAAGTGGCTCTCAG TTGAATCTTTTAGACGATGGACCAACGATTCAGCCAAGTTCGAGCTTTCACAATGCACTGGATATGTATTATCCCGGAGAGGATTATACGAGTTTCAGTTTTTATTAA